DNA from Streptomyces rishiriensis:
CCGCTCGTAGTAGTCGAGTCCGAGGCGCTGGAGCTGGGCGAAGATCTTCAGCCGGAGGGTGTAGAGGACGCGTTCGCCGGTCCGGCCGGTCATCCGGATCTCGCCGGTCTGCGCGACCCACTGCACCAGCACGGCGAGCAGGGCGAGCAGCGAGGCCGCCCAGACGGCCCCCAGCGCCGCCCGGGTCACGCCCTGGTCGATGCCGTGCCGGATCATCACCGGCAGCAGCAGGCTCGTCCCGGCGTCGACGGCGACCAGGCCGAGGCTGACGAGGAGGGGTGCGCCGAAGCCGCGCAGCAGCCTGCGCAGGCCGTACGACTCCTCCGGCCGGACCGCCTGCCGTTCGTCGATCTCGGGGATGTCGGCGGCCGGGGGCAGCGCCTCGATCTGGGCGAGCAGTTCGGGAGTGGCCGGCATGCCGGAGAGGGCGTTGTCCTTCGGCTCCCGGTCGCCGGTCCACAGCCGGGGCGTCACCCCCCGTTCGGCGTCGAACTCGGCGTCCAGTTCCTCGCGGACGGTGGTGTCCTCGCCCGGTGCCGGGGAGGGCCGGGCGTGGCCGGGCGAGACCCCGCCGAGTTCGTCGGGGTCGGTGAGCAGGCGGCGGTAGAGCGCGGAGCGCTGCTGGAGCTCCTCGTGCGTGCCGAGGTCGGCGAGGCGCCCGGCGTCCAGGACGGCGATGCGGTCGGCGAGGTTGAGGGTGGAGCGGCGATGCGCGATGAGCAGCGTGGTGCGGCCCTGCATGACCTGTTTGAGGGCCTCGTGGATCTCGTGCTCGACCGCCGCGTCCACGGCCGAGGTCGCGTCGTCGAGGACCAGCAGGCGCGGGTCGGTGAGGATCGCCCGGGCGAGCGCGACCCGCTGGCGCTGGCCGCCGGAGAGGGTGAGGCCGTGCTCGCCGACCGTCGTGTCGTAGCCCTCGGGCAGCTCGGCGATGAACCGGTCGGCCTGGGCGGCGCGGGCGGCCGCCTCGATCTGCTCCTGGGTGGCCTCGGGACGGCCGTAGGCGATGTTGGCGCGGACGGTGTCGGAGAAGAGGAAGGAGTCCTCGGGAACCAGGCCGATCGCGGCCCGCAGCGAGTCGAGGGTGAGCTCGCGGACGTCGTGGCCGCCGATCAGGACGGCGCCCCGGCCGACGTCGTAGAAGCGGGGCAGCAGGAGGGAGACCGTGGACTTGCCCGAGCCGGAGGACCCCACCACCGCGAGGGTCTCGCCGGGGCGGATCTCGAAGCTGAGGCCGTCGAGGACGGGCCGGCCGGGGTCGTAGCCGAAGCTCACGTCGTCGAACTCGACGGTGGCGGGGGCGTCGGCGGGCAGCTCCCTGGTGCCGTCCTTCATCGACGGTTCGGTGTCGATGAGCTCCAGGACGCGTTCCGTGCCCGCGCGGGCCTGCTGGCCGACCGTGAGGACCACGGCGAGCATCCGCACCGGGCCGACCAGCTGGGCGAGGTAGGTGGAGAAGGCGACGAAGGTGCCGAGGGTGATGTGGCCGCGCACGGCCAGCCAGCCGCCGAGCGCCAGCATGGCGACCTGACCGAGGGCGGGGACGGCCTGGAGGGCGGGGGTGTAGGCCGAGTTCAGGCGGATCGTGCGCAGCCGGCCGGCGAAGAGCCGGCGGCCGACCTCGCGCAGTTTGCCGGTCTCCTGGTCCTCCTGGCCGAAGCCCTTCACGACCCGTACACCGCTGACGGCTCCGTCGACCACACCCGCGACGGCCGCCGCCTGGGCCTGGGCGTACCAGGTGGCGGGGTGGAGCTTGGTGCGGCTGCGCCTGGCGATGTACGCGAGGGCGGGCGCCACGGCGAGGGCGACCAGGGTGAGCGGGAGGGACAGCCAGGCCATGATGACCAGGGAGATCAGGAAGAGCAGCAGGTTCCCGATCGTCATCGGGAGCATGAAGAGCAGACCCTGGATCAGCTGGAGGTCGCTGGTGGCGCGGCCCACCACCTGGCCGGTGGACAGCTCGTCCTGACGTCGGCCGTCGAGGCGGGTGATCGTCTCGAACATCTCGGTCCGCAGGTCGTGCTGGACGTCGAGGGCGAGGCGGCCGCCGTAGTAGCGGCGGACGAAGGTGAGGACGTAGACGAGGACGGCGGCGGCGAGCAGGGCTCCCGCCCAGGGGGCCATGTCCCGGGTGTGGCCGCCGATCACATCGTCGATGATCACCTTGGTGACGAGCGGAACCAGTGCCATGACGGCCATGCCGGCGAGCGAGGAGCCGAGCGCGAGCACGACGTTCGCCGGGTGGCGCCAGGCGTACCCGGCCAGTCTGCGCGCCCAGCCTCGCCGCTGCTCCCCCTGCTGCACTGCCACGCCGATGCCTTCCTGTCGTCCGGGTCCGCCGGAAGGCACCAACGCCGGAAGAAGCGGATTTCATCCCTCCGCAACAAACGGGGGCACCGGATCAGACGCGTACGTGCAGGAAGAGGAAACGCGTCGTCTGCGCCGCGTTCTGGTTGTCGTCGCTGACCAGCAGCACCTTCAGGCGGCCCTTGTCCCGGCCGGTGATCACCAGTCCCTCGATGTTGTCGAGCAGCGGGTTCGGCTGGGGCTGCCTGGCGGTCGCTCCCAGTGACGGGCACGTCACGACGTCCGTGAGGAGGGTCTTCCTGATCGGGCGTACGCCGTCCTGTCCCGTCAGGTTCCCGATGCCGCCGGTGTCCGTCGCGTGCCGCGGGTCGGCCAGGTAGAGGCGGACCGTATTGCCGACGCCCGAGGTGAAGCCGCGCTCCAGGACCAGGAGGCGGCCGTCGGGAGCGGCCTGCACCTCGGGGACGCCGAGACCCGCGTCGACCGGGTAGGCGTACTGGGCGGCGAGGCGGAAGTGCCCCGCCGCCGTGCGCTGCCAGGTCTGGAAGCGGACCAGGCCGCCGGTGTCGCCGGAGAGGGGGTACTCCATCGAGGCCAGCAGCGTGCGACCGCCCGGCAGCAGGGTCAGGCCCTCGAAGGTGCCGTTGGAGACGGCCCGGCCGGCCGGGGCGACCCGCAGGTCGTCCGGGACGGGCAGGCGGTCCAGGATCGTGCCGCTCGCGCTGTAGCGGCGGATCGACGGCTCGGTCTCGGAGCTGACCAGCCGGCTGCCGTCCCGGTCGACGACCAGCCCCTCGCTGTCGAGCGCGGCGCCGCTCTCGTCGGCGAGCGGGACGACCGACCTCGGGGCCAGGGTCCTGGCGTCCAGGCCGAAGAGCGAGGAACGGTCGGAGAGGGCCGCGAGGGAGCCGTCCCGGTCCACGGCGAGCGCGGAGAGGTTGCCGACGAAGGCGCCGTCGAAGGTCGTCTTGTCGAGGGCGTCGGAGAAACCGTCGAGGGACACGGCCGGTGAACAGGCGTTGTTCTTCGCCGTGTTGGCGGCAGTGGCCGTGGCGGTGTTGGCGGCAGTGGCCGTGGCGGTGTTCGCGGCCGTGTTCGCGGCAGTGGTGGTGGTCGGGTGGGCGTTCGCGGGCCCGGCGGCGGTGAGAGCGGTGGCCGCCGCCAGGCCGGCGGTGAGGGTGGCGAGTACGGTTCGCAGGCGCATGGGGGTCACCGTAGGCCGGGTCGGTGACGTGCGGTGGGACACCGCGTGAAGGCCCGATCAGGAGGCGGCCAGGTCCTTGTGGATGACCTTGGCCACGCCCTGAATGGTCGTGACGCCGTAGTTCATGGTGCTGTTGCCGTGGGTGAGAACGGTCATGACGTAGTCGTGGCCACCGCCCTTGAAGGTGCCGACGCTGTGTACCCGCCAGCCGAGCGTGGCACGCGACAGCCACCCGTTCTTGACGTGCCAGCTGACCCCGGCTGGCCGGCCGTAGGGGGTGCCCCAGCGCTGCGCCGGGACGACCTGGCCCATCAGGGTGGTGACGTAGGCGCGCGAGGCGTCGGTGAGGACCGCGTTCCTGGCGGTGAGCAGCTTCAGCAGCTTCTGCTCGTCGGTGACGGTGATCTGGGTCAGGCCCCAGTAGCCGTTCGCGCCCGGCTTGGTCTGCGTCATCTTCGCGGCCGTCAGAAAGTTCTTGATCTTCGTCGTGCCGAGCTGCTTCCACAGGGTGGAGGTGGAGGCGTTGTCCGACTTGGTGATCATGGCCGTGGCGAGGGTCTTCTCCCGGCTGGTCAGCGCCCGGCCGGTCTTCTGCGCGTCCCACAGCAGCGCGGAGAGGACGGTGACCTTGACGACGCTGGCCGAGTCGAAGGCGGTAGAGGCACGCAGGGTGCAGGTGGTGTTGGTGCTGCGGTCGTAGAGGCCGACGGCGGCCGTGCCCTTGCGGTTCGCGAGCGCGGCGGTGATGTCCTTCTTCAGCTTGGCCGCGAGGCCCGCCCTGGCCGAGGTACAGCTCACGGTGGGCGTGGCGGCCGCGGCGGGCGCGGCGGCGGCCACGCCGGCCATGAGGACGCCGGCGGCGAGCCCGGCGCCGAGCAGTCTTCTGCTTCTTCGTATCCGGTGAGTCATGACCTGTTGACACACGAGTTCGTACGAAAGGTTGTACGAGCCCCGAAGTCGTACGCATCACTCCGGATGTCGGGAGAAGCCCGGGCAACGCGTTACCGCGGCCTGTGCGTTCTCACAGGCGGTGGCCAGCTTGACCACAGCGACCACCCACAACGGCCGTACAGCATGCGCAGGGTGACATCTGCCACCGATCCACTCCCCCACCCGACCGCGCCCTCCGCCGTGTCCCCGGACTGGGCGCCTCCGACGACCTCCGAGACGGCCCCGGCGGCGCCGCCGCCGGACAAGGCGCCGCGCTGGTCGCTCCCCGCGCTGATCGCGATCATGATCCTGGCGGGCGTGCTGTACTCCTGGAATCTGTCCGGATCCAGCCTCAACAGCTTCTACAGCGCCGCGGTGTACAGCGGTACGCAGAGCTGGGAGGCGTGGTTCTTCGGCTCGCTGGACGCCGGGAACTTCATCACCGTCGACAAGCCGCCGTTCGCGCTCATGGTCATGGGCCTGTCCTGCCGGATCTTCGGGTTCGGCACCTGGCAGATGATGCTGCCCGAGGTGGCGGCGGCGCTGGGCACGATCTGGATCCTGCACTCCTCCGTGAAGCGGGTGTTCGGCCACGCGGCCGCCGCCGTCGCGGCACTCGTGCTCGCGCTGACGCCGATCACCGTCGCCATCAACCGCGACAACAACCCGGACACCGTCCTGGTCCTGCTGATGGTGGCCGGCGCGGCCCTCGCCCTGCGCGCCACGCGCGGGGACCGGCTGCTGCCGCTCCTCGGCTCCGCGGTCTGCTTCGGGCTCGCCTTCAACACCAAGATGCTCCAGGGCTACATCGCCCTGCCCGCCGTCTTCGCCGTCTACCTGTACGCGTCGAAGCTCGGCTGGAGGAAGAAGGCCGTGAACCTGGCGCTGGCCGCCGTGGCGCTGGCCGTCGCCAGCTTCTGGTGGGCGACGGCCGTGTCCCTGGTGCCCGCCGACGACCGGCCCTACATCGGCGGTTCGACCGACGGCAGCGCCTGGAACCTGATCATGGGCTACAACGGCCTGGGCCGGGTCCTCGGCGGCGAGGGCAACGGCGGGGGCGGCGGGGGCGGGGGCGGCACCTTCGCCGGGACCGCGGGCATCGGCCGGATGTTCAACGACGTCCTCGGCGGCCAGATCTCCTGGCTGATCCCCTTCGCGGTCATCGCGCTCGCCGCCGGCCTGGTGCTGCGCGGCCGGGCCCCGCGCACCGACGTCACCCGCGCCGCGCTGGTGCTGTGGGGCGGCTGGCTGGTGCTGCACTACCTGACCTTCGCCATGGCCGAGGGCACCATGCACCCGTACTACACGACCGCGCTCGCCCCGGGCATCGCGGCGCTGTGCGGTGGTGGCGGGGTCATGCTGTGGCGTGCCCTGCGCGGTGGTGACGCCCGCTGGTCGTGGGTGCTCCCCGTGGGGCTCGCGGTCACCGGTGTCTGGGCCGTCGTGCTGCTGCGGCGCGCCACCGGCTGGAACACCTGGCTGTGGCCGGCGGTCGGCGTGGTCACGGTCCTCGCGGTCGTGGGCCTGTTCGTCCTGCGCTCCGCGAGTTCCGGCATCAGGTTCCGGCTGCTCGGCGCGTCCGTCGCCGCGGCGGTCGTCGCGGCCCTCGCCGGTCCGACGGCGTACGCGGCCTCGCCGGCCTTCGGTTCCTCCACCGGCGGCGGCATGGGCGGCTCCAACCCCACCGCGGGCCCGTCCACGGGCGGCGGCATGGGCGGTCCCGGCGGCGGTGGCGGTGGCGGCCGGGGCGGCTTCGGCGGCCAGGCACCCGACGGCACCCAGCAGGGCGGCCAGGCGAACGGTGAGTTCCCCGGCGGCGGGGGCGGCCAGATGACGCCGGGCGGCGGCGACGGCGAGCTCCCCCAGGGCGGCGGCGCCCCCAGCGGCGCGCCGAACGGCGGCCAGGGCGGCCAACAGGGCGGCACGAACGGTGAGTTCCCCGGCGGCACTCAGGGCGGCGGCGAGAGCGGCACGGCTCCGGGCGGCGGCACCGCCGGTGGCCCCGGCGGCAGTACGGGCGGCGGCGGCATGGGCGGCGCCGACAGTGAGCTCATCTCGTATCTGGAGAAGCACCAGGACGGCGCCACCTGGCTGATCGCGGTCTCCAACTCGCAGAGCGCGGGGCAGCTGATCCTCAGCAGCGGGAAGCCCGTCATCTCCATGTGGGGCTTCACCGGCAGCGACCAGGCGATGACCCTCGCCAGGCTCGAGGAACTGGTGAAGAAGGGCGAGCTGCACTACATCCAGCTCGGCGGCGGCGGTATGGGCGGCAACAGCAGCCTGAACCAGGAGATCACCGCCTGGGTGCAGAAGAACGGCACCGCCGTGCAGGAGAGCGACTACAGCTCGACGTCGGGCTCCGCGTCCGGCTCGGGTTCCACGTCCGGGTCCGGCTCGGAGGCCTCCGACGCGGAGGCCTCGGGGACGGACACCTCGACGCAGAGCAGCCAGTCGACGATCTACCGGCTGGACGCCTCGGACGTGAGCTGACCGGCACGGCCTTACGGTCCGGAACGGCTCCTGGCATGACGACCAGGGGCCGTTTCGGCATGAGAAAGCGCGTTCAACTCGCGTGGACAAGGGGCAATTTGCCGGTCCCCGTCACCTGATGGACATGTCAGATTCATTGCCATGACCGCATGTGCATGTCACTCTCCCGATTGCCGCCTCCAATCAACCCGCGTAGATCGGACACCCCACATGCTGGCGACACGCATACGCCGATGGAAGTCGGTGGCCCTTGCCACCACTGCCGTCCTGGTCGGTCTCACCGCGCCCGCGCTCACCGCGACCCCCGCCGCGGCGACCACGACGGCCTACGACTCGACGTACTACAAGAACGCGGTCGGCAAGACGGGCACGAGTCTGAAGTCCTCGCTGCACACGATCATCAGCAGCCAGACGAAGATCTCGTACTCCGCGGTCTGGGACGCGCTGAAGGCCACCGACCAGGACCCGAACAACAGCAGCAACGTGATCCTGCTGTACAGCGGTGTCTCGCGAGCCAAGTCCCTCAACGGCGGTGACGTCGGCGACTGGAACCGCGAGCACACCTGGGCCAAGTCCCACGGCGACTTCGGCGAGGTGACCGGTCCGGGCACGGACCTGCACCACCTGCGTCCCGCGGACGTCCAGGTCAACAGCATCCGCGGCAACCTGGACTTCGACAACGGCGGCAGCGCGGTCACCAACGGCGGCGGCAGCACCGTCGACTCCGACTCCTTCGCGCCGCGCGCCGCGGACCGGGGCGACGTGGCCCGCATGATCCTCTACATGGCCGTGCGCTACGAGGGTGACGACGGCTTCGCCAACCTGGAGCCCAACGAGAAGGTGGGCAACGGCAGCAACCCCTACATCGGCAAGCTCGCCGTCCTCAAGGCGTGGAACGAGGCGGACCCGCCGAGCGCCTTCGAGGAGAAGCGCAACCAGGTCATCTACGACACGTACCAGCACAACCGCAACCCGTTCATCGACCACCCGGAGTGGGTCGAGGCGATCTGGTAGAAGCCGCCGCACGATGGTGGAGGGGCCGAACTTCCTTGTTTCCCAGGGGGTTCGGCCCCCGGCGCCCGGATCGACGCGGTCGGCCCGGGCGCCTGCTGAGCCCTGCCGCCGCCCTGCCGCTCGCCCTGCCGCCGCCCTACCGCTCGCCCTCACCGCGAGGAGCGCCGTACCAACGCCACCGGGTGAGACGGCCGTGCCCCGGGATCTCTCCCCGGCCGGTGGCCCACAGCAGGGTGGGCCACCGCTCGGTGCCGGTCGGGGCGTCCGGGAAGAGCCTGGTCAGCACCCGGTCGCACAGTCCGGCGTCCGGCTCCCAGCGGACACCGAGCCCCTCGGCGACATCGTGCAGATGCACCAGCGTCTCGACCACGCCCATGGCGGCGAACCCCTCGGGGTCGGAGACCCCGAAGACGTGAAGGGACCGGACGCTCGCCGGTGTCGTACGCACCATGGCGGTCAGCAGCGCCCCGCAGGCCTCCAGCACCTGCGCCAGTCCGGCCACCCCGGCCGTCCGGTCCGCGAAGATCACGTTCGCCGGCGCACCGGGCCGCTCCGCGCGCCACACGAAGGGCACCTCCCGGTCCGACGGCGCGCCGCGCGGGCCCAGTTGGGCGGCGTAGGCGAACAGGTCGTCGGCCAGATGCTCGACGGTCTCCCAGCACGTCCATTCCAGTGAACCGGCCTTGGCGTCCCAGTCGGCCGCCTCGGCCGCGCGCAGGACATCCACCGCCGACCGGACCGCCTCCCGCACGTCGTCGGCGGTGACGGGGCCGGGGGGTTCGTGAGCATCAGACATGGCGGGACCGTACCAACGGCCTTCTTCAGGAGAGATGCGTGGGCGCGAACATCCGCAGCACCGCCGGGAGGAGGATCACCGAGGGGCCGGGCGTGGACAGGGCCTTCGTCAGGTCCGCCTGCAGGGTCTCCGGCGACGTCCGCACCCCCGGCACCCCGAAGGACTCCGCCAGGGCCACGTAGTCCGGCCGGGTCAGTTCGGTGGCCGTGGGCTCACCGAAGGCGTCGGTCATGTACTCGCGCAGGATGCCGTAACCGCCGTCGTCGACGATCAGCCAGGTCACGTCCAGGTCGTACTGCCTGGCCGTCGCCAGCTCCGCGATCGAGTACAGGGCGCCGCCGTCACCCGATACCGCCAGCACCGGACGGGTCGGGTCGGCCGCCGCCGCGCCCAGCGCCGCCGGGAAGCCGTATCCCAGGCCGCCCGCGCCCTGGGCCGAGTGCATGAGGTTGGGGCCCTTCGCGTCGAAGGCCGACCAGGCCCAGTACGCGAGGATCGTCATGTCCCAGAAGGACGGGGAGTCGGCCGGCAGCGCCTTGCGGACCGACGCCAGCACCTCCTGCTCCAGGGTGAGTTCCTGGGCGGCGATACGGTCGGCGACCTTCGCGAGGACCTCGCGGACGCGCTCGGCGGCCTCCGGACGCGGCCGTTCCACCACCGTCTCGAGCAGCGCCTGCAACGCCAGCCGGGCGTCCGCGTGGATGCCCAGCGCCGGATGGTTCGACTCCAGCTTCCCCAGGTCCGCCTCGATCTGGACGATCCGGCCACGCGGCTTGAACGTGTGGTAGTTGGAGGAGAGTTCGCCGAGCCCGGAGCCGACGACCAGGAGCACGTCCGCGTCCTCGAGGAAGTCCGTGGTGTGGCGGTCCTCGATCCAGGACCGGAGCGAGAGAGGGTGCGTCCAGGGGAACGCTCCCTTGCCGCCGGGCGTGGTGACCACCGGCGCCTGCAGCAGCTCCGCCAGCTGTTTCAGCTTGCCCGAGGCGTCCGACCGTACGACTCCGCCGCCCGCGATGATCGCCGGACGGTCGGCCTTCGACAGCAGGTCGGCCGCCACGGCGGTCAGTTCGGGGCGCGGCGGCAGCTCCTCGGGGAAGGCGTCGCCGCCCGTGACCACCGGGATCACTGTCCGGGCGAGCAGTACGTCCTGCGGGATCTCCACCCACACCGGGCCGTGCGGCACGCTCAGCGCCGACTTCCACGCCGCCTCGATGGCGGACGGGATCTGCGACTGGGTGCGGACCGTGTGGACCGACTTGACCACGCCACGGAACGAGGCCGCCTGGTCGGGCAGTTCGTGGAGATAGCCGTGCCGTCCGCCGCCCAGTCCGGCCGTCGGCACCTGGCTGCCGATCGCCAGCACCGGCGCCGAGGCGGCCGCCGCCTCCTGGAGCGCCGCGAGCGAGGTCAGCGCGCCCGGGCCGGTCGACAGCAGCAGCGGCGCCGCCTCGCCGGTGATCCGGCCGTACGCGTCCGCCGCGAATCCCGCGTTGTTCTCCACCCGCAGGCCGATGTACCGCAGGGAGGAGCGGCGCAGCGCGTCGAACATGCCGAGCGCGTGCTGGCCGGGCAGTCCGAAGACGGTGGTCGCGCCGAGTCCGGCCAGGGTCTCCACGACCAGGTCCCCGCCGTTGCGGCCGGCGGGAGGGTTCAGAGCTGCCGCGGTCTGCGCTTGCGTCGGGCGGAGTACCAGGTCGTGGTCGTGAGTCACTGCGCGCGAGCCTCGGCAATCTGTCGGGACATGATCGTGGTCAGTTCGTACGCCGTGTGGGACGCGGCCACCGACGTGATCTCCGCGTGATCGTACGCGGGGGCCACCTCGACGACGTCCGCCGAGACCAGGTTGCAGGAGGCCAGGCCGCGCAGGATCTCCAGGAGCTCGCGCGAGGTCATGCCGCCCGCCTCCGGGGTGCCGGTGCCGGGGGCGTGCGCCGGGTCGAGGCAGTCGATGTCGATGGAGATGTAGAGGGGGCGGTCGCCGATGCGCTGGCGCAGCTGGTCGGCGACCTCGTCGGCGCCGCGCCGGTACACGTCCGCCGAGGTGACGATGCCGAAGCCCATCTTCTCGTCGTCGGTGAGGTCCTGCTTGCCGTAGAGCGGACCCCGGGTGCCGACGTGCGAGAGGGCCTCGGTGTCCAGGATGCCCTCCTCCACGGCCCGGCGGAACGGCGTGCCGTGGGTGTACTCCGCGCCGAAGTAGGTGTCCCAGGTGTCGAGGTGCGCGTCGAAGTGGAGCAGGGCCACGGGGCCGTGCTTCTTCGCGACGGAGCGCAGCAGCGGCAGTGCGATGGTGTGGTCGCCGCCCAGGGTCATCAGGCGGGCTCCGGTGCCGAGCAGGTCGTCGGCGGCCGCCTCGATCGTCTCCACGGCCTCGTGGATGTCGAACGGGTTCACCGCGATGTCGCCGCCGTCCGCCACCTGCGCGAGGGCGAAGGGGTAGGCGTCCTGCGCCGGGTTGTACGGCCGCAGCAGCCGGGACGCCTCGCGGATCGCGTTGCCGCCGAAGCGGGCGCCCGGCCGGTACGAGACACCCGAGTCGAACGGCACGCCCACCACGGCGACGTCGGCGCGGCCCACCTCGTCGAGGCGGGGCAGCCGGGCGAAGGTGGCGGGACCGGCGTACCGCGGGACGCGGGAGGAGTCGACGGGGCCGCGGGGCGTCTCGTTGCCACTCATGGTCGTGTGCCTTCTTTCCTACGTTTCGCCGCGTATGTACGGCTTCTTTTCGACTGTACCGGGGAGCCGGGACCGGTCGGACGAGCGTTCGGGCCGCAGGGTCCGCAACGACCCTAGGCGCCCGGAAGGCGGCTGCGAAGTGTACGTTTCATCCATCCGATGAGACCTCAGTGGAGGAAACGCACACCCCATGTCCGAGCCTGCCGGTCCGCACACCCCGCTGGCCCCTTCCACCCCTCCCACCCCACCGGTCCCGCTGGCCGCCCTGCTGGCCCGCGAGGACCTCGGCCTGCGGCAGATCGCGGGGCCCGCCGATCCCGGCGTGGCGGTGCACGGGGCACACACCTCGGAGATGGCCGACCCGTACCCGTATCTGCTGGGCGGCGAACTGCTGCTGACGGCGGGCGTGCACATCCCGGAAGCGACCGGGGCGGACGGGGACACCCCCGGACGAGCGGAGCCGGGACCGGGGGACTACTTCGACGGCTACGTGTCGCGGATCGTCGCGGCGGGCGGGGCGGCCCTCGGGTTCGGGGTCGCGCCGGTGCACGACACCGTGCCGAGGGCGTTGGTCGCCGCCTGCGAGGCGTACGGGCTGCCGCTCCTGGAGGTGCCCCGGCAGACGACGTTCTCGGCCGTGGCCCGCGCGGTCTGGCAGCTGATGGAGCGGGCCCGCACCGCCGAGCTGCGCCGGGTGACGGAGGCCCAGCAGAGCCTCGCGGCCGCCGCCTCCCGCCCGGACCCGGTCCCGTCCGTCCTGCGGCAGCTCGCCCAGCGGGTCGGGGGGCGCGCGGTGCTGTACGGGCCCGAGGGGACGGAGATCGCGGGGGCGGGACGGACGTCCGCGGACGTCGCCCTGGCCGGACTCGCCCGCCTCCTGCTCTCCCGCGCCTCCGCCACCGCCACCGACATCGCCCCCGACGGGATCCACCTCGCCGCCTACGCGCTCGGCGCCGGCCGGGGGGTCGTGCTCGGGGTGGCGGCGCCCCGGCGTGACCCCGGGGACCACACCATCGCCTCCGTCGCCGCCGTCCTGCTCTCCCTCCTCACCGGCGAACACCGGAGCGGCTCGGGAGCGGCCCGCTCGTCGGCGCTGGTACGGCTGCTGCTGGGGGCCGCCCCGGCGGACGTGGCCCCGCTGCTGGGGGGCGAGCGGTGGCTCGTCGTGCACGCCCGGCCGGACGCGGGGGCTCCCGGCCCGGTGGCGGCCTCCGCGCTGGGCGCCGGCCTCGGATCGCCGCTGGTCGATCTCGCGCACGACGTCGTACGGGTCCTCGTCCCGGCCGAGGGCGCCTGGCGGCCACAGCCGGGCTGGACCCTCGGCGTGAGCGCGGAGGCGGCCCCCGCCGACTGGCCGGCCGCCGACGCGCAGGCGGCCCGCGCGCTGGCCCGGGCGCGCGCCACCCGCTCGACGCTCGTCCGCCACGGCTCCGGGGCCGGGCTGGCGGATCTGGTGCCCGGGGGCGAGGCCCGGGCCCACGCCCGTGCGCTCCTCGCCCCGATCGAGGCGAGCACCGCGAGCGCCGCGCTCCTCGAGACGCTGCGCACCTGGCTTTCCCTGCACGGGAGTTGGGACCGTACGGCGGTGGCCCTGGCCGTGCACCGCAACACCGTGCGGCAGCGGATCGCCCGCTGCGCCGCCCTGTCGGGGACGGACCTGGACGATCCGGATGTCCGGATGGAGCTGTGGTTCTCGCTGAAACACCACTGAGTGACGCGTGTCCCAGCGTCCGGAACTGCACAGACGCGCACAGCCCGCTGCCCCACAATGGAAACCATGCCGATACCCGGGACGCCCAGCCGCGCCGAACTCGTCGACCACCTCGTCAGAACCCGTATCGCCGGGGACGTCGCCACGCCCCGCGAGAACAACCTCTCCCACTACCGCCAGCTCGCGAACGGGGTCCGCAACTTCTGGCTCGGCCTGGAGCTCGGCGACCGCTGGACCGACGAGCAGGACGTGCTCGCGGTGATGGCGGAGCGGGTGGGTGTGAACGACGATCCCGAGTACCGCTACGGCCAGGACACCATCGACCCCGAGCTGACGGTCGACGGCCTTGACCGGCTCGCGGCCCGTTTGCGCAAGGCGGCCGAGGGACG
Protein-coding regions in this window:
- a CDS encoding ArnT family glycosyltransferase, with product MTSATDPLPHPTAPSAVSPDWAPPTTSETAPAAPPPDKAPRWSLPALIAIMILAGVLYSWNLSGSSLNSFYSAAVYSGTQSWEAWFFGSLDAGNFITVDKPPFALMVMGLSCRIFGFGTWQMMLPEVAAALGTIWILHSSVKRVFGHAAAAVAALVLALTPITVAINRDNNPDTVLVLLMVAGAALALRATRGDRLLPLLGSAVCFGLAFNTKMLQGYIALPAVFAVYLYASKLGWRKKAVNLALAAVALAVASFWWATAVSLVPADDRPYIGGSTDGSAWNLIMGYNGLGRVLGGEGNGGGGGGGGGTFAGTAGIGRMFNDVLGGQISWLIPFAVIALAAGLVLRGRAPRTDVTRAALVLWGGWLVLHYLTFAMAEGTMHPYYTTALAPGIAALCGGGGVMLWRALRGGDARWSWVLPVGLAVTGVWAVVLLRRATGWNTWLWPAVGVVTVLAVVGLFVLRSASSGIRFRLLGASVAAAVVAALAGPTAYAASPAFGSSTGGGMGGSNPTAGPSTGGGMGGPGGGGGGGRGGFGGQAPDGTQQGGQANGEFPGGGGGQMTPGGGDGELPQGGGAPSGAPNGGQGGQQGGTNGEFPGGTQGGGESGTAPGGGTAGGPGGSTGGGGMGGADSELISYLEKHQDGATWLIAVSNSQSAGQLILSSGKPVISMWGFTGSDQAMTLARLEELVKKGELHYIQLGGGGMGGNSSLNQEITAWVQKNGTAVQESDYSSTSGSASGSGSTSGSGSEASDAEASGTDTSTQSSQSTIYRLDASDVS
- a CDS encoding endonuclease I family protein, which translates into the protein MLATRIRRWKSVALATTAVLVGLTAPALTATPAAATTTAYDSTYYKNAVGKTGTSLKSSLHTIISSQTKISYSAVWDALKATDQDPNNSSNVILLYSGVSRAKSLNGGDVGDWNREHTWAKSHGDFGEVTGPGTDLHHLRPADVQVNSIRGNLDFDNGGSAVTNGGGSTVDSDSFAPRAADRGDVARMILYMAVRYEGDDGFANLEPNEKVGNGSNPYIGKLAVLKAWNEADPPSAFEEKRNQVIYDTYQHNRNPFIDHPEWVEAIW
- a CDS encoding DinB family protein; translated protein: MSDAHEPPGPVTADDVREAVRSAVDVLRAAEAADWDAKAGSLEWTCWETVEHLADDLFAYAAQLGPRGAPSDREVPFVWRAERPGAPANVIFADRTAGVAGLAQVLEACGALLTAMVRTTPASVRSLHVFGVSDPEGFAAMGVVETLVHLHDVAEGLGVRWEPDAGLCDRVLTRLFPDAPTGTERWPTLLWATGRGEIPGHGRLTRWRWYGAPRGEGER
- a CDS encoding thiamine pyrophosphate-binding protein, with protein sequence MTHDHDLVLRPTQAQTAAALNPPAGRNGGDLVVETLAGLGATTVFGLPGQHALGMFDALRRSSLRYIGLRVENNAGFAADAYGRITGEAAPLLLSTGPGALTSLAALQEAAAASAPVLAIGSQVPTAGLGGGRHGYLHELPDQAASFRGVVKSVHTVRTQSQIPSAIEAAWKSALSVPHGPVWVEIPQDVLLARTVIPVVTGGDAFPEELPPRPELTAVAADLLSKADRPAIIAGGGVVRSDASGKLKQLAELLQAPVVTTPGGKGAFPWTHPLSLRSWIEDRHTTDFLEDADVLLVVGSGLGELSSNYHTFKPRGRIVQIEADLGKLESNHPALGIHADARLALQALLETVVERPRPEAAERVREVLAKVADRIAAQELTLEQEVLASVRKALPADSPSFWDMTILAYWAWSAFDAKGPNLMHSAQGAGGLGYGFPAALGAAAADPTRPVLAVSGDGGALYSIAELATARQYDLDVTWLIVDDGGYGILREYMTDAFGEPTATELTRPDYVALAESFGVPGVRTSPETLQADLTKALSTPGPSVILLPAVLRMFAPTHLS
- the speB gene encoding agmatinase, coding for MSGNETPRGPVDSSRVPRYAGPATFARLPRLDEVGRADVAVVGVPFDSGVSYRPGARFGGNAIREASRLLRPYNPAQDAYPFALAQVADGGDIAVNPFDIHEAVETIEAAADDLLGTGARLMTLGGDHTIALPLLRSVAKKHGPVALLHFDAHLDTWDTYFGAEYTHGTPFRRAVEEGILDTEALSHVGTRGPLYGKQDLTDDEKMGFGIVTSADVYRRGADEVADQLRQRIGDRPLYISIDIDCLDPAHAPGTGTPEAGGMTSRELLEILRGLASCNLVSADVVEVAPAYDHAEITSVAASHTAYELTTIMSRQIAEARAQ